Proteins encoded in a region of the Mesoaciditoga lauensis cd-1655R = DSM 25116 genome:
- a CDS encoding SHOCT domain-containing protein yields MMWFGGPWAWNIGWFGLGGIGMMIIGLVGFILFAIGIVYVLKWIFTVPRYERRYGGRYGSEEEAFEVLKMRYAKGEISKEEYERMKREIGF; encoded by the coding sequence ATGATGTGGTTTGGTGGCCCGTGGGCTTGGAATATAGGATGGTTTGGATTAGGAGGAATTGGCATGATGATAATAGGTTTAGTGGGATTCATACTTTTTGCCATTGGAATAGTATACGTCTTAAAATGGATCTTCACAGTTCCTAGGTATGAGAGAAGATATGGTGGAAGATATGGCTCAGAAGAGGAAGCATTCGAGGTTTTGAAGATGAGATACGCCAAAGGTGAGATAAGTAAAGAAGAGTATGAAAGAATGAAAAGGGAAATAGGTTTTTAA